The following DNA comes from Cellulomonas soli.
GGCGACCCCGAGTTCCTGCTCAACCAGGACGCGTACAAGGCCGGCTCGGTGCTCGTCGCCGGACCGGACTTCGGCACGGGCTCCTCACGCGAGCACGCCGTCTGGGCGCTGAAGGACTACGGGTTCCGCGTCGTGGTCTCGGCCCGGTTCGCCGACATCTTCCGCGGCAACTCCGGCAAGCAGGGTCTGCTCGCCGCGCAGGTCGCCCAGGAGGACATCGAGCTCATCTGGAAGGTCCTCGAGACCAGGCCCGGCACCGAGGTGACCGTCGACCTCGGGGCGCGCACCGTGACGTGCGACGACGTGGTCGTCCCGTTCCAGGTGGACGACTACACGCGCTGGCGCCTCATGGAGGGCCTGGACGACATCGGCCTGACCCTGCAGCACGAGGCCGAGATCACGCAGTTCGAGGCCACCCGCGAGGCCTGGCGCCCCCGCACGCTGCCTGCCAAGCACCTCCCGACGGTCGAGATCGAGGCAGCCCGCCCGGTCGCGGTGCCCGTCGAGCTGGGCGCCACGCGCACGCTCTGACCCGCGTCCGCTCGCACGGGCGGCACCTCGCACGGGGTGCCGCCCGTCGTCGTCCGTGCCGAGGCCGCTCGTCCGATGTGTGAAGGTTTCGCGCCCACGTCCACCACGCCGTCCGGACTGGTGCGAACCATGCCGCCGGGCAGGGCACGATGGGACCATGAAGGATCTGCTGTACGTCAACGGTGGCAACCCTTTGAAGGGTGAGATCACCGTCCGCGGTGCCAAGAACTTCGTCTCCAAGGCGATGGTCGCCTCCCTGCTCGGCGAGACGCCCAGCGTGCTGCGCAACGTGCCGCGGATCCGCGACGTCGGCGTCGTCACCGGCCTGCTCGAGCTGCACGGCGTGAAGGTCGTCTCCGACGACGCCGCCGGCACCCTGCGCCTGGACCCCACGGACGTCGAGTCCGCGCACGTCGCCGACATCGACGCGCACGCCGGCTCCAGCCGCATCCCGATCCTCTTCTGCGGCCCGCTGCTGCACCGGCTCGGCGAGGCGTTCATCCCCGACCTGGGGGGCTGCCGGATCGGCGACCGGCCGATCAACTACCACCTCGACATCCTGCGGCAGTTCGGCGCCGTGGTGGACAAGCGCGAGAACGGCATCCACATCCGGGCCCCGTTCGGGCTCCAGGGCACCAAGATCGCGCTGCCGTACCCGAGCGTCGGCGCCACCGAGCAGCTGCTGCTCACGGCCGTGCGCGCCGAGGGCATCACCGAGCTGTCCAACGCGGCCATCGAGCCCGAGATCATGGACCTCATCAATGTCCTGCAGAAGATGGGCGCGATCATCTCGGTCGACACCGACCGGGTCATCCGCATCGAGGGCGTCGCCCGGCTCGTCGGGTACCAGCACACCGCGCTCGCCGACCGCATCGAGGCCGCGTCCTGGGCCTCGGCCGCCCTCGCGACCAGCGGCGACGTGTACGTGCGGGGGGCCACGCAGCCGGAGATGACCACGTTCCTCAACACGTTCCGCAAGGTCGGTGGCGAGTTCGAGATCGACGACGCCGGCATCCGGTTCTTCCACCCGGGCGGCGACCTCAGCTCGATCACGCTCGAGACGGACGTGCACCCCGGGTTCATGACCGACTGGCAGCAGCCGCTCGTCGTCGCGCTCACGCAGGCCAAGGGCCTGTCCATCGTGCACGAGACGGTCTACGAGAACCGCTTCGGCTTCACCGACGCGCTGCGCGGCATGGGCGCCACCATCCAGGTCTACAAGGAGTGCCTCGGCGGGCGTCCCTGCCGCTTCGGGCAGCGCAACTTCTACCACTCGGCGGTCATCTCGGGCCCGACGCCGCTGTCCGCGGCCGACATCGAGGTGCCGGACCTGCGCGGTGGGTTCAGCCACCTGATCGCCGCGCTGGCCGCCAAGGGCACGTCCCAGGTGCGAGGCATCAGCCTCATCGACCGGGGGTACGAGCACTTCACGGAGAAGCTCGAGTCGCTCGGGGCGGAGTTCAGCCGCGCGTGACCCGGTCGCGGGCGACGCGGGGGCGCGTGCAGGCGGCCGGGTAGCATCGGCTGCCGTGCCGCGTCATCCCGAACGCTCCAACCGCGCCTACCGCGTGGTCGCCCGCATCCTGCGACCGCTGCTGTACGCGATCACCCGTCGTCACTGGTCCGGCCAGGAGAACTTCCCGACCGACCAGGGGTTCATCGCCGCGGCGAACCACATGACGAACTTCGACCCGCTGACGTTCGCGCACTACCTGTACGACAGCGGGCACGCGCCCAAGATCCTGGCGAAGGCCTCGTTGTTCACGGTTCCCGTGCTGCGTGGCGTGCTGCGCGGGACCGGGCAGATCCCCGTGCACCGCAACACGGCCGCCGCGCACGACTCCCTCGACGCGGCCATGGCCGCCCTCGAGGCGGGCGAGTGCGTCGCGGTCTTCCCCGAGGGCACGCTCACCCGCGACCCCGACCTGTGGCCGATGGTCGCCAAGACAGGCGTCGCCCGCCTCGCGCTCGCGACCCGGGCGCCCGTGATCCCGGTCGCCCAGTGGGGCCCGCAGGACGTGCTCGGCCGGTACAAGAAGCTGTTCAAGCCCTTCCCCCCCAAGGACGTCACGATCGTCGCCGGTCCGCCCGTCGTCCTCGACGACCTCTACGACC
Coding sequences within:
- the leuD gene encoding 3-isopropylmalate dehydratase small subunit codes for the protein MEKFTTHTGVGVPLRRSNVDTDQIIPAVYLKRVTRTGFEDALFAAWRGDPEFLLNQDAYKAGSVLVAGPDFGTGSSREHAVWALKDYGFRVVVSARFADIFRGNSGKQGLLAAQVAQEDIELIWKVLETRPGTEVTVDLGARTVTCDDVVVPFQVDDYTRWRLMEGLDDIGLTLQHEAEITQFEATREAWRPRTLPAKHLPTVEIEAARPVAVPVELGATRTL
- the murA gene encoding UDP-N-acetylglucosamine 1-carboxyvinyltransferase, with protein sequence MKDLLYVNGGNPLKGEITVRGAKNFVSKAMVASLLGETPSVLRNVPRIRDVGVVTGLLELHGVKVVSDDAAGTLRLDPTDVESAHVADIDAHAGSSRIPILFCGPLLHRLGEAFIPDLGGCRIGDRPINYHLDILRQFGAVVDKRENGIHIRAPFGLQGTKIALPYPSVGATEQLLLTAVRAEGITELSNAAIEPEIMDLINVLQKMGAIISVDTDRVIRIEGVARLVGYQHTALADRIEAASWASAALATSGDVYVRGATQPEMTTFLNTFRKVGGEFEIDDAGIRFFHPGGDLSSITLETDVHPGFMTDWQQPLVVALTQAKGLSIVHETVYENRFGFTDALRGMGATIQVYKECLGGRPCRFGQRNFYHSAVISGPTPLSAADIEVPDLRGGFSHLIAALAAKGTSQVRGISLIDRGYEHFTEKLESLGAEFSRA
- a CDS encoding lysophospholipid acyltransferase family protein: MPRHPERSNRAYRVVARILRPLLYAITRRHWSGQENFPTDQGFIAAANHMTNFDPLTFAHYLYDSGHAPKILAKASLFTVPVLRGVLRGTGQIPVHRNTAAAHDSLDAAMAALEAGECVAVFPEGTLTRDPDLWPMVAKTGVARLALATRAPVIPVAQWGPQDVLGRYKKLFKPFPPKDVTIVAGPPVVLDDLYDRPRDSATLREATDRVMDAITVLLEGIRGEQAPATRHDMRRTAKPAPPSDGTPSDGAAQS